Proteins from a single region of Paramormyrops kingsleyae isolate MSU_618 chromosome 9, PKINGS_0.4, whole genome shotgun sequence:
- the smg5 gene encoding nonsense-mediated mRNA decay factor SMG5 isoform X1, whose product MSGPGQDSEPEAKVLHIKRLYRAVVESVHKLDVIIGNKSSYREVFKPENISLRNKLRELCVKLMFLHPVDYGRKAEELLWRKVYYEVIQVIKTNKKHIHSRSALECAYRTHLIAGVGFYQHLLLYIQSHYQLELQDCIDWTHVTDPLIGRKKPVSATGKEMEWAQMACHRCLVYLGDLARYQNELAGVEAERLAERFYHQALSVSPHVGMPFNQLGTLAGSKFYNVEATYYYLRCIQSDAPFEGAYGNLKRLFDKAAKMYHQVKKQELKRLSPTRQRSKDIKRLLVSFLYLQSLLQPKNSLQETELTSLCQSVLEDFNLVLFYLPAASQSSTSACEEEEEHEGSCSFLPDALVFKMAATCLMVVHSLKRGGSKQYSTSIAFTLALFSHLVNHVNIRLQAELEEGEAEVPPLHADNADDPENREKAGPGGSEEGALQNGTEGEDEEEEEKPQGETEERALGGPKKAGEERPEEDKQKHKKKYSRLSMLRRRRCTRKQDESDLSEGFESDEEDEEEQVAQPESLAAAGRTASAASLGKEGKRDRLVEEGSYESASEEEGGTAFDVETDSDMNSQESRSDLEDMEDSGSPPREPSRPQPSPREEGSTPPAVNGPLLPNDPSITSNLQAMSSQLFQAKRCFRLAPTFSNMLLHPNAAAHPPPESSSSQDPTVPQGGALHSASPSTANGTNDNEGDSDSEGSVHSNPSCRSEKTLSEKLEILTNQGLIQVVKVFVDWLRTNTDIIVMCAQSSQSLWNRLSVLLNLLPDGSKMLEAELGLDPEVTALLSECEHPSLTQSLLLPEDLALHSLPALSASHRHLDFARQRPSLGPLEECVMRLCCIRSFGHFLTNLQGNVLQYNPEAGIFTSISQSEQENLVQQAKAQFRMAEQEARRNRLMRDMAQLRLQLEVSQLEGSLQQPRAQSSMSPYLVPDTAVLCQHLGLLRQLAGSGCFIIIIPRTVIDGLDILKKENSGARDGIRFLESEFRRGNRYLRCQKESGRSFERDKLRRQDIEAWHLYKMVDSCRQLTISQSNGDEDTSGMVTILTGHSVEDLPARSTSMKSAVQAVAAAGIELKNIQEFYRQWKEIG is encoded by the exons ATGAGTGGACCGGGTCAGGACAGCGAGCCAGAGGCGAAGGTGCTTCACATCAAGCGGCTTTACAG GGCTGTGGTGGAATCCGTTCACAAGCTGGATGTTATCATTGGCAACAAGTCCTCTTACAGAGAGGTCTTCAAGCCAGAGAATATCAGCCTGCGGAACAA GCTGCGGGAGCTCTGCGTGAAGCTGATGTTCCTCCACCCAGTGGACTATGGCCGCAAGGCTGAAGAACTGCTGTGGAGAAAGGTCTACTACGAGGTCATCCAGGTCATTAAGACTAACAAGAAG CACATTCACAGCCGCAGTGCACTGGAGTGTGCCTACAGGACACACCTGATTGCTGGGGTGGGCTTCTACCAGCACCTGTTGCTCTACATCCAGTCCCATTATCAGCTGGAGCTGCAGGATTGCATCGACTGGACACACGTCACTGACCCTCTTATAG GACGAAAGAAGCCGGTGTCGGCCACTGGCAAGGAGATGGAGTGGGCCCAGATGGCCTGCCATCGCTGCCTCGTGTACCTGGGAGATCTGG CGCGCTACCAGAACGAGCTGGCGGGGGTGGAGGCTGAGCGGCTGGCAGAGCGCTTCTATCACCAGGCCCTGTCCGTGTCGCCGCACGTCG GAATGCCGTTCAACCAACTCGGCACGCTGGCTGGGAGCAAGTTCTACAACGTGGAAGCAACCTACTACTACCTGCGCTG CATACAGTCGGACGCACCTTTCGAGGGAGCCTACGGGAACCTGAAGCGTCTGTTTGACAAGGCGGCCAAGATGTACCACCAGGTGAAGAAGCAGGAGCTGAAGAGGCTCTCGCCCACACGGCAGAG ATCTAAAGACATCAAGCGATTGTTGGTGAGCTTCTTGTACCTGCAGAGCCTGTTGCAGCCCAAGAACAG CCTCCAAGAGACGGAGCTGACGTCCCTGTGCCAGTCCGTGCTGGAGGACTTCAACCTGGTGCTCTTCTACCTTCCCGCTGCTTCCCAAAGCAGCACGTCTGcctgtgaggaagaggaggagcacGAAGGCTCCTGCTCCTTCCTTCCCGATGCTCTGGTCTTCAAGATGGCAGCCACCTGCCTCATGGTGGTACACAGCCTTAAAAGGGGAG GTTCGAAGCAGTACAGCACGTCCATCGCCTTCACGCTGGCCCTGTTCTCTCACCTGGTGAACCACGTCAACATCCGTCTGCAGGCTGAGCTGGAGGAAGGAGAAGCAGAAGTGCCTCCTCTCCATGCAGATAATGCAG ATGATCCAGAGAATAGAGAGAAGGCAGGCCCAGGGGGCTCCGAGGAAGGGGCCCTGCAGAATGGCACCGagggagaggatgaggaagaggaggagaagcCACAAGGGGAGACCGAGGAACGTGCGCTGGGCGGACCAAAGAAAGCCGGCGAGGAAAGGCCGGAGGAGGACAAGCAGAAGCACAAGAAGAAGTACTCGCGGCTGTCCATGCTGAGGCGGCGGCGCTGCACGCGCAAACAGGACGAGAGCGACCTGAGCGAGGGCTTCGAGAGCgacgaggaggacgaggaggagcaGGTGGCCCAGCCGGAGAGCCTGGCCGCTGCCGGACGCACTGCCAGCGCCGCCTCGCTGGGGAAGGAGGGCAAGCGAGACCGGCTGGTGGAGGAGGGCAGCTACGAGAGCGCCTCCGAGGAAGAGGGCGGCACGGCGTTCGACGTGGAGACGGACTCGGACATGAACAGCCAGGAGTCTCGCTCTGACCTGGAGGACATGGAGGATTCGGGCAGCCCCCCCCGTGAGCCGTCGCGACCGCAGCCGTCGCCCCGGGAGGAAGGCTCCACTCCGCCGGCTGTCAACGGACCCCTGCTTCCCAACGACCCCAGTATCACCAGTAACTTGCAGGCCATGTCCTCCCAGCTCTTTCAGGCGAAGCGCTGCTTCCGATTGGCTCCCACCTTCAGCAACATGCTGCTGCATCCCAACGCTGCTGCCCACCCGCCACCTGAGTCTTCTTCCTCTCAGGACCCAACcgtgccacaagggggcgccctCCACTCTGCCAGCCCCAGCACGGCCAACGGAACGAACGACAATG AAGGTGACTCTGACTCTGAAGGCAGCGTGCACAGTAACCCCTCCTGTCGTAGTGAGAAGACCCTGTCGGAGAAGCTGGAGATCCTGACCAACCAGGGCCTCATACAGGTCGTCAAGGTTTTTGTGGATTGGCTGAGAACAAACACTGACATCATCGTCATGTGTGCACAG AGTTCCCAGAGCTTGTGGAACAGGCTCTCTGTACTTCTTAACTTACTTCCCGACGGGAGCAAGATGCTGGAGGCag AGCTGGGTTTGGATCCGGAGGTGACGGCGCTGCTGAGCGAATGTGAGCATCCCAGCCTGACGCAGAGCCTGCTGCTGCCCGAGGACCTGGCCCTGCACAGCCTGCCGGCCCTCAGCGCATCCCACCGACACCTGGACTTCGCTCGCCAGAGACCGTCCCTCGGCCCACTGGAGGAG TGTGTGATGAGACTGTGCTGCATCCGCAGTTTTGGCCACTTCCTCACTAATCTCCAGGGCAACGTGCTGCAGTACAACCCAGAGGCGGGCATCTTCACTAGCATCAGCCAATCGGAGCAGGAGAACCTAGTGCAGCAGGCCAAGGCCCAGTTCCGTATG gcagAACAGGAGGCTCGACGCAACCGGCTGATGAGAGACATGGCTCAGCTTCGGCTGCAG CTGGAGGTCTCTCAGCTGGAGGGAAGCCTGCAGCAGCCCAGGGCCCAGTCCTCCATGTCCCCGTACCTGGTGCCCGACACGGCCGTGCTCTGCCAGCACCTGGGCCTGCTGAGACAGCTGGCCGGCAGCGGCtgcttcatcatcatcatcccgcGCACAG TAATTGACGGTCTCGATATCCTGAAGAAGGAGAACTCGGGTGCGAGAGACGGAATCCGCTTCCTGGAGTCAGAATTCCGCAGGGGCAACAG GTATCTCCGTTGCCAAAAAGAGTCGGGTAGGAGCTTTGAGAGAGACAAGCTAAGAAGGCAGGACATTGAAGCCTG GCACTTGTACAAGATGGTGGACAGCTGCCGCCAGCTGACCATTTCCCAGAGCAACGGGGACGAGGACACGTCTGGCATGGTGACGATCCTCACAGGACACTCCGTCGAGGACCTGCCAGCTCGTTCCACCAGTATGAAG tCTGCTGTCCAGGCAGTGGCAGCGGCAGGCATAGAGCTGAAGAACATTCAGGAGTTCTACCGACAGTGGAAGGAGATTGGCTGA
- the smg5 gene encoding nonsense-mediated mRNA decay factor SMG5 isoform X2, translating into MSGPGQDSEPEAKVLHIKRLYRAVVESVHKLDVIIGNKSSYREVFKPENISLRNKLRELCVKLMFLHPVDYGRKAEELLWRKVYYEVIQVIKTNKKHIHSRSALECAYRTHLIAGVGFYQHLLLYIQSHYQLELQDCIDWTHVTDPLIGRKKPVSATGKEMEWAQMACHRCLVYLGDLARYQNELAGVEAERLAERFYHQALSVSPHVGMPFNQLGTLAGSKFYNVEATYYYLRCIQSDAPFEGAYGNLKRLFDKAAKMYHQVKKQELKRLSPTRQRSKDIKRLLVSFLYLQSLLQPKNSLQETELTSLCQSVLEDFNLVLFYLPAASQSSTSACEEEEEHEGSCSFLPDALVFKMAATCLMVVHSLKRGGSKQYSTSIAFTLALFSHLVNHVNIRLQAELEEGEAEVPPLHADNADDPENREKAGPGGSEEGALQNGTEGEDEEEEEKPQGETEERALGGPKKAGEERPEEDKQKHKKKYSRLSMLRRRRCTRKQDESDLSEGFESDEEDEEEQVAQPESLAAAGRTASAASLGKEGKRDRLVEEGSYESASEEEGGTAFDVETDSDMNSQESRSDLEDMEDSGSPPREPSRPQPSPREEGSTPPAVNGPLLPNDPSITSNLQAMSSQLFQAKRCFRLAPTFSNMLLHPNAAAHPPPESSSSQDPTVPQGGALHSASPSTANGTNDNGDSDSEGSVHSNPSCRSEKTLSEKLEILTNQGLIQVVKVFVDWLRTNTDIIVMCAQSSQSLWNRLSVLLNLLPDGSKMLEAELGLDPEVTALLSECEHPSLTQSLLLPEDLALHSLPALSASHRHLDFARQRPSLGPLEECVMRLCCIRSFGHFLTNLQGNVLQYNPEAGIFTSISQSEQENLVQQAKAQFRMAEQEARRNRLMRDMAQLRLQLEVSQLEGSLQQPRAQSSMSPYLVPDTAVLCQHLGLLRQLAGSGCFIIIIPRTVIDGLDILKKENSGARDGIRFLESEFRRGNRYLRCQKESGRSFERDKLRRQDIEAWHLYKMVDSCRQLTISQSNGDEDTSGMVTILTGHSVEDLPARSTSMKSAVQAVAAAGIELKNIQEFYRQWKEIG; encoded by the exons ATGAGTGGACCGGGTCAGGACAGCGAGCCAGAGGCGAAGGTGCTTCACATCAAGCGGCTTTACAG GGCTGTGGTGGAATCCGTTCACAAGCTGGATGTTATCATTGGCAACAAGTCCTCTTACAGAGAGGTCTTCAAGCCAGAGAATATCAGCCTGCGGAACAA GCTGCGGGAGCTCTGCGTGAAGCTGATGTTCCTCCACCCAGTGGACTATGGCCGCAAGGCTGAAGAACTGCTGTGGAGAAAGGTCTACTACGAGGTCATCCAGGTCATTAAGACTAACAAGAAG CACATTCACAGCCGCAGTGCACTGGAGTGTGCCTACAGGACACACCTGATTGCTGGGGTGGGCTTCTACCAGCACCTGTTGCTCTACATCCAGTCCCATTATCAGCTGGAGCTGCAGGATTGCATCGACTGGACACACGTCACTGACCCTCTTATAG GACGAAAGAAGCCGGTGTCGGCCACTGGCAAGGAGATGGAGTGGGCCCAGATGGCCTGCCATCGCTGCCTCGTGTACCTGGGAGATCTGG CGCGCTACCAGAACGAGCTGGCGGGGGTGGAGGCTGAGCGGCTGGCAGAGCGCTTCTATCACCAGGCCCTGTCCGTGTCGCCGCACGTCG GAATGCCGTTCAACCAACTCGGCACGCTGGCTGGGAGCAAGTTCTACAACGTGGAAGCAACCTACTACTACCTGCGCTG CATACAGTCGGACGCACCTTTCGAGGGAGCCTACGGGAACCTGAAGCGTCTGTTTGACAAGGCGGCCAAGATGTACCACCAGGTGAAGAAGCAGGAGCTGAAGAGGCTCTCGCCCACACGGCAGAG ATCTAAAGACATCAAGCGATTGTTGGTGAGCTTCTTGTACCTGCAGAGCCTGTTGCAGCCCAAGAACAG CCTCCAAGAGACGGAGCTGACGTCCCTGTGCCAGTCCGTGCTGGAGGACTTCAACCTGGTGCTCTTCTACCTTCCCGCTGCTTCCCAAAGCAGCACGTCTGcctgtgaggaagaggaggagcacGAAGGCTCCTGCTCCTTCCTTCCCGATGCTCTGGTCTTCAAGATGGCAGCCACCTGCCTCATGGTGGTACACAGCCTTAAAAGGGGAG GTTCGAAGCAGTACAGCACGTCCATCGCCTTCACGCTGGCCCTGTTCTCTCACCTGGTGAACCACGTCAACATCCGTCTGCAGGCTGAGCTGGAGGAAGGAGAAGCAGAAGTGCCTCCTCTCCATGCAGATAATGCAG ATGATCCAGAGAATAGAGAGAAGGCAGGCCCAGGGGGCTCCGAGGAAGGGGCCCTGCAGAATGGCACCGagggagaggatgaggaagaggaggagaagcCACAAGGGGAGACCGAGGAACGTGCGCTGGGCGGACCAAAGAAAGCCGGCGAGGAAAGGCCGGAGGAGGACAAGCAGAAGCACAAGAAGAAGTACTCGCGGCTGTCCATGCTGAGGCGGCGGCGCTGCACGCGCAAACAGGACGAGAGCGACCTGAGCGAGGGCTTCGAGAGCgacgaggaggacgaggaggagcaGGTGGCCCAGCCGGAGAGCCTGGCCGCTGCCGGACGCACTGCCAGCGCCGCCTCGCTGGGGAAGGAGGGCAAGCGAGACCGGCTGGTGGAGGAGGGCAGCTACGAGAGCGCCTCCGAGGAAGAGGGCGGCACGGCGTTCGACGTGGAGACGGACTCGGACATGAACAGCCAGGAGTCTCGCTCTGACCTGGAGGACATGGAGGATTCGGGCAGCCCCCCCCGTGAGCCGTCGCGACCGCAGCCGTCGCCCCGGGAGGAAGGCTCCACTCCGCCGGCTGTCAACGGACCCCTGCTTCCCAACGACCCCAGTATCACCAGTAACTTGCAGGCCATGTCCTCCCAGCTCTTTCAGGCGAAGCGCTGCTTCCGATTGGCTCCCACCTTCAGCAACATGCTGCTGCATCCCAACGCTGCTGCCCACCCGCCACCTGAGTCTTCTTCCTCTCAGGACCCAACcgtgccacaagggggcgccctCCACTCTGCCAGCCCCAGCACGGCCAACGGAACGAACGACAATG GTGACTCTGACTCTGAAGGCAGCGTGCACAGTAACCCCTCCTGTCGTAGTGAGAAGACCCTGTCGGAGAAGCTGGAGATCCTGACCAACCAGGGCCTCATACAGGTCGTCAAGGTTTTTGTGGATTGGCTGAGAACAAACACTGACATCATCGTCATGTGTGCACAG AGTTCCCAGAGCTTGTGGAACAGGCTCTCTGTACTTCTTAACTTACTTCCCGACGGGAGCAAGATGCTGGAGGCag AGCTGGGTTTGGATCCGGAGGTGACGGCGCTGCTGAGCGAATGTGAGCATCCCAGCCTGACGCAGAGCCTGCTGCTGCCCGAGGACCTGGCCCTGCACAGCCTGCCGGCCCTCAGCGCATCCCACCGACACCTGGACTTCGCTCGCCAGAGACCGTCCCTCGGCCCACTGGAGGAG TGTGTGATGAGACTGTGCTGCATCCGCAGTTTTGGCCACTTCCTCACTAATCTCCAGGGCAACGTGCTGCAGTACAACCCAGAGGCGGGCATCTTCACTAGCATCAGCCAATCGGAGCAGGAGAACCTAGTGCAGCAGGCCAAGGCCCAGTTCCGTATG gcagAACAGGAGGCTCGACGCAACCGGCTGATGAGAGACATGGCTCAGCTTCGGCTGCAG CTGGAGGTCTCTCAGCTGGAGGGAAGCCTGCAGCAGCCCAGGGCCCAGTCCTCCATGTCCCCGTACCTGGTGCCCGACACGGCCGTGCTCTGCCAGCACCTGGGCCTGCTGAGACAGCTGGCCGGCAGCGGCtgcttcatcatcatcatcccgcGCACAG TAATTGACGGTCTCGATATCCTGAAGAAGGAGAACTCGGGTGCGAGAGACGGAATCCGCTTCCTGGAGTCAGAATTCCGCAGGGGCAACAG GTATCTCCGTTGCCAAAAAGAGTCGGGTAGGAGCTTTGAGAGAGACAAGCTAAGAAGGCAGGACATTGAAGCCTG GCACTTGTACAAGATGGTGGACAGCTGCCGCCAGCTGACCATTTCCCAGAGCAACGGGGACGAGGACACGTCTGGCATGGTGACGATCCTCACAGGACACTCCGTCGAGGACCTGCCAGCTCGTTCCACCAGTATGAAG tCTGCTGTCCAGGCAGTGGCAGCGGCAGGCATAGAGCTGAAGAACATTCAGGAGTTCTACCGACAGTGGAAGGAGATTGGCTGA